A DNA window from Brassica napus cultivar Da-Ae chromosome C1, Da-Ae, whole genome shotgun sequence contains the following coding sequences:
- the LOC106380628 gene encoding pyruvate, phosphate dikinase 1, chloroplastic has product MILKTTLELFKGDGVYCTDHLDRSRLASRSYRLSNGSNRLSRIGTIHCKRLSITKTGMHGGTKARAVLSPVSDPAASLTKKRVFTFGKGRSEGNKGMKSLLGGKGANLAEMASIGLSVPPGLTISTEACQQYQVAGKKLPEGLWEEILEGLSFIERDIGASLADPSKPLLLSVRSGAAISMPGMMDTVLNLGLNDQVVVGLAAKSGERFAYDSFRRFLDMFGDVVLGIPHAKFEEKLERMKESKGVKNDTELSADDLKELVEQYKSVYLQVKGQEFPSDPKKQLELAIEAVFDSWDSPRAIKYRSINQISGLKGTAVNIQCMVFGNMGDTSGTGVLFTRNPSTGEKKLYGEFLVNAQGEDVVAGLRTPEDLDTMKRLMPQAYAELVENCDILEAHYKDMMDIEFTVQEERLWMLQCRAGKRTGKGAVKIAVDMVSEGLVDKSTAIKMVEPQHLDQLLHPQFHDPSGYREKVVAKGLPASPGAAVGQVVFTAEEAEAWHAQGKNVILVRTETSPEDVGGMHAAEGILTARGGMTSHAAVVARGWGKCCIAGCSEIRVDENHKVLLIGDLAINEGEWISMNGTTGEVILGKQALAPPALSADLETFMSWADAVRRLKVMANADTPEDATAARKNGAEGIGLCRTEHMFFGADRIKAVRKMIMAVTTEQRKASLDVLLPYQRSDFEGIFRAMDGLPVTIRLLDPPLHEFLPEGDLDSIVQELAAETGMKEDLILSQIEKLSEVNPMLGFRGCRLGISYPELTEMQARAIFEAAASMQDQGVTVLPEIMVPLVGTPQELGHQVDVIRKVAKKVFVEKGHTVTYKVGTMIEIPRAALIADEIAEQAEFFSFGTNDLTQMTFGYSRDDVAKFLPMYLAKGILQHDPFEVLDQKGVGQLVKMATERGRAARPNLKVGVCGEHGGEPSSVAFFAEAGLDYVSCSPFRVPIARLAAAQVVIA; this is encoded by the exons ATGATCCTGAAGACGACACTAGAACTCTTCAAGGGGGATGGAGTGTACTGTACGGATCATCTCGACAGAAGCCGATTGGCTAGTCGATCATACCGGCTGAGTAATGGATCAAACCGGCTTTCTAGAATCGGTACAATCCATTGCAAACGGTTAAGCATAACGAAGACCGGTATGCATGGTGGGACAAAAGCTCGAGCCGTCCTTAGCCCTGTGTCCGATCCGGCAGCTTCCTTAACCAAAAAG CGAGTGTTCACCTTTGGAAAGGGAAGAAGCGAAGGCAACAAGGGCATGAAGTCCTTG TTGGGAGGTAAAGGAGCGAACCTGGCGGAGATGGCGAGCATAGGCTTGTCGGTGCCGCCGGGGCTAACCATATCCACGGAGGCTTGTCAGCAATACCAGGTCGCCGGCAAGAAGCTACCAGAAGGTTTATGGGAAGAGATTTTAGAAGGTCTTAGCTTCATCGAACGAGACATTGGAGCTTCCCTCGCCGATCCCTCCAAGCCACTCCTCCTCTCCGTTCGCTCCGGCGCCGCC ATCTCAATGCCCGGTATGATGGACACTGTACTTAACCTAGGCTTAAACGACCAAGTCGTGGTCGGTTTGGCAGCCAAGAGCGGAGAGCGTTTCGCTTACGATTCTTTCCGGCGGTTTCTTGACATGTTCGGTGACGTC GTGTTGGGGATTCCACACGCCAAGTTTGAAGAGAAGCTAGAGAGGATGAAGGAGAGCAAAGGAGTCAAAAACGATACTGAGTTAAGCGCTGACGATCTCAAAGAATTGGTTGAGCAGTACAAGAGTGTTTACTTGCAGGTCAAGGGTCAAGAGTTTCCTTCAG ATCCGAAAAAGCAACTGGAGCTAGCGATTGAAGCTGTGTTCGATTCTTGGGATAGCCCAAGAGCCATCAAGTACAGAAGCATTAACCAGATAAGTGGACTGAAAGGAACCGCGGTGAACATCCAGTGCATGGTGTTCGGAAATATGGGGGACACTTCAGGAACTGGTGTTCTCTTCACCAGGAACCCTAGCACCGGAGAGAAGAAGCTCTATGGAGAGTTTCTTGTCAATGCTCAG GGAGAGGATGTGGTGGCAGGGTTAAGAACACCAGAAGATTTAGACACAATGAAAAGATTAATGCCCCAGGCTTACGCGGAACTTGTAGAGAACTGTGACATCTTAGAGGCACATTACAAAGACATGATG GATATCGAGTTTACGGTCCAAGAGGAGAGGTTGTGGATGCTGCAATGCAGAGCTGGTAAGAGAACGGGTAAAGGTGCGGTGAAGATAGCAGTTGATATGGTGAGTGAAGGTCTTGTAGATAAATCTACTGCAATCAAAATGGTGGAGCCTCAACATCTTGATCAACTTCTTCACCCACAG TTTCATGATCCGTCGGGGTACCGTGAAAAAGTGGTGGCGAAAGGCTTGCCGGCGTCTCCAGGAGCGGCGGTTGGGCAAGTTGTGTTCACGGCGGAGGAAGCCGAAGCTTGGCATGCTCAGGGCAAGAACGTGATCCTTGTTCGAACGGAGACAAGCCCTGAAGATGTTGGAGGTATGCACGCAGCAGAAGGTATATTAACAGCGAGAGGAGGCATGACGTCACACGCGGCGGTTGTTGCTCGCGGTTGGGGAAAGTGCTGCATCGCCGGTTGCTCAGAGATTCGAGTAGACGAGAACCATAAG GTTCTGTTGATTGGAGATTTGGCGATAAATGAAGGTGAGTGGATCTCAATGAACGGAACAACTGGTGAAGTTATATTAGGGAAACAAGCCCTGGCTCCTCCAGCTTTGAGTGCTGATTTAGAGACTTTCATGTCTTGGGCTGATGCAGTCAGACGTCTCAAG GTTATGGCGAATGCGGATACACCTGAAGACGCGACTGCTGCTAGGAAAAACGGTGCTGAAGGGATCGGTCTTTGTAGAACCGAACATATG tTCTTTGGAGCAGATAGGATTAAAGCAGTGAGAAAGATGATAATGGCGGTGACAACAGAGCAAAGGAAAGCTTCTCTAGACGTCTTGCTTCCTTACCAACGTTCTGATTTTGAAGGCATCTTCCGTGCAATGGATGGTTTACCAGTAACAATCCGTTTGTTAGACCCTCCGCTTCACGAGTTCCTCCCTGAAGGTGATTTGGACAGCATAGTACAAGAGCTAGCTGCAGAGACAGGCATGAAAGAAGACCTCATCTTGTCACAGATTGAGAAACTCTCTGAAGTCAACCCAATGCTTGGTTTCCGCGGTTGCAG GCTTGGAATATCATATCCAGAGCTAACGGAGATGCAAGCTCGTGCAATATTTGAAGCAGCAGCGTCAATGCAAGACCAAGGTGTTACTGTTCTTCCTGAGATTATGGTTCCACTTGTAGGAACTCCTCAG GAACTGGGTCACCAAGTTGATGTAATCAGGAAAGTTGCAAAGAAAGTGTTTGTTGAGAAGGGTCATACCGTGACCTACAAGGTTGGGACAATGATAGAGATCCCTCGAGCTGCGCTCATTGCAGATGAG ATTGCGGAACAAGCAGAGTTTTTCTCGTTTGGGACAAACGACTTGACGCAGATGACGTTTGGTTACAGTAGAGACGATGTTGCCAAGTTTCTACCCATGTACCTCGCCAAAGGAATTTTACAGCACGACCCTTTTGAG GTTCTTGATCAGAAGGGTGTAGGACAATTGGTCAAGATGGCGACAGAAAGAGGACGAGCGGCTAGGCCTAACCTCAAG GTTGGGGTATGTGGAGAGCATGGAGGAGAGCCATCTTCTGTTGCATTCTTTGCTGAAGCTGGACTTGACTATGTTTCTTGTTCTCCTTTCAG GGTTCCCATTGCAAGGCTGGCAGCTGCTCAAGTTGTTATTGCATGA
- the LOC106380630 gene encoding putative TrmH family tRNA/rRNA methyltransferase: MAGYESYVVVHNIAKRHNVGTLARSATAFGVTELILVGRRDFNAFGSHGSASHVRFRHFHSLIEARNYLKEEKECDICGVEIAEGAAQVNDHPFKGNTAFLLGNEGSGLSAKEYEICDFFVYIPQYGCGTASLNVTVAASIVLHHFGVWAGFSERVRDGSKFIVADKPVRQGRRNFCAGTEESIVEERKLRKESAENGFFDENGSETSSTDLLNGLFLDE, encoded by the exons atgGCGGGATATGAGAGCTACGTGGTCGTTCACAACATAGCAAAGCGTCACAACGTCGGTACACTAGCTCGAAGCGCCACGGCGTTCGGTGTAACGGAGCTGATCCTCGTGGGGCGCCGTGACTTCAACGCCTTTGGAAGCCATGGTTCGGCTTCTCACGTCCGTTTCCGACACTTTCACTCCCTAATCGAAGCTCGCAACTACCTCAAG GAGGAGAAAGAGTGCGATATATGCGGCGTTGAGATTGCAGAGGGAGCTGCTCAGGTCAACGACCATCCTTTCAAAGGAAACACTGCCTTTCTTCTCGGTAATGAG GGATCAGGATTATCTGCCAAAGAGTATGAGATATGTGACTTCTTTGTCTACATTCCTCAGTATGGCTGTGGCACTGCCTCCCTCAATGTTACTGTTGCAGCTTCTATTGTCTTGCATCATTTTGGAG TCTGGGCGGGGTTTTCTGAACGTGTCCGAGATGGAAGCAAATTCATAGTTGCTGATAAACCCGTTAGGCAAGGGAGACGGAATTTCTGTGCTGGTACAGAAGAATCCATCGTTGAAGAGCGGAAGCTGAGGAAAGAAAGCGCAGAAAACGGCTTCTTTGATGAAAACGGAAGCGAAACTTCATCCACCGACCTTCTGAACGGTTTGTTCCTTGACGAATAG
- the LOC106380629 gene encoding psbP domain-containing protein 1, chloroplastic, with the protein MVTLISPRSLFPPLSSKPTSKSSSFSKPVSSQSPKFAKPESPAPHKLVNRCQTVGRRRSMMMGGLLMSGLMLSEANLPTSAFALTSVFREYIDTFDGYSFKYPQNWIQVRGAGADIFFRDPIVLDENLSVEFSSPSSSKYKSLEDLGPPEEAGKKVLRQYLTEFMSTRLGVKRESNILTTSSRVADDGKLYYQVEVNIKSYANNNELAVMPQDRVARLEWDRRYLAVLGVENNRLYSLRLQTPEKVFLEEEKDLRRVMDSFRVEKI; encoded by the exons ATGGTGACCCTTATCTCTCCTCGTTCTCTCTTCCCTCCTCTTAGTAGTAAACCCACTTCAAAATCCTCGTCTTTCTCCAAACCCGTCTCTTCCCAATCTCCCAAGTTCGCTAAACCGGAATCTCCAGCTCCCCATAAACTTGTTAACCGATGCCAAACAG ttgggaggaggaggagcatgaTGATGGGTGGATTGCTCATGTCTGGTTTAATGCTTTCAGAAGCCAATCTTCCAACATCAGCATTTGCTTTGACTTCAGTCTTCAGGGAGTACATTGATACATTTGATGGATACTCCTTCAAATACCCTCAGAACTGGATCCAAGTCCGAGGAGCTGGCGCTGACATCTTCTTTAGAGACCCTATCGTCCTCGACGAGAACCTCTCGGTTGAATTTTCTTCGCCTTCTTCCTCCAAATACAAGTCACTTGAGGACTTGGGACCACCTGAAGAAGCAGGAAAGAAAGTACTTAGACAGTACTTGACTGAGTTTATGTCCACCAGACTCGGTGTCAAGCGTGAGTCCAACATCTTGACAACTTCCTCCAGAGTTGCAGATGATGGTAAACTCTACTACCAAGTCGAG GTGAACATAAAGTCATACGCGAACAACAACGAGCTAGCAGTGATGCCGCAGGATAGAGTGGCTCGTTTGGAATGGGACAGGCGTTACCTGGCGGTCCTAGGAGTTGAGAACAATAGACTCTACTCACTGAGACTCCAAACACCTGAGAAAGTTTTCCTGGAAGAGGAGAAAGATCTAAGAAGAGTTATGGATTCCTTCAGGGTCGAGaagatttag
- the LOC106380627 gene encoding WD repeat-containing protein 3, translated as MVKAYLRYEQASSFGVITSLESNISYDSTGKHVLAPALEKVGIWHVRQGICTKTLVPSSSRVGKSLAVTSIASSASTSVAVGYADGSIRIWDSEKGTCETTLNGHKGAVTALRYNKAGSMFASGSKDNDVILWDVVGETGLFRLRGHRDQVTDLVFLDDGKKLVTASKDKFLRVWDLETQHCMQIISGHHTEVWSVDVDPEEKYLVTGSADQELRFYAVKQNMPHVSVVSDSNANGVDASGDHLTENKWEVLIPFGEIQRQTKDRVASVRFSNSGSLLACQMAGKTIEIFQVLDETEAKRKAKRRLRRKEKKTSKEGVENGDASNETEKADTVTTPTVPDVFKLLQVIRAGRKISSFSFCPITPKDSLATLALSLNNNSLEFYTLKSSENEKTATIEHQGHRSDVRSVALSADNTLLMSTSHSEVKIWNPSTGSCLRTIDSGYGICSLIVPKSKYGIVGTKSGVLEIIDIGSATKVEDVEAHGGTIWSIAPIPDDTGFVTVSADHEVKFWEYQVKKAGQKAKQLTVSNVRSLKMNDDVLAVAISPDAKHIAVALLDSTVKVFYVDSLKFFLSLYGHKLPVMCIDISSDGALIVTGSQDKNIKIWGLDFGDCHKSIFAHDDSVMGVKFVRNTHYMFSIGKDRLVKYWDADKFELLLTLGGHHAEIWCFAVSNRGDFLVTGSHDRSMRRWDRTEEPFFLEEEKEKRLDELFESEIDSAAENRHGSEEEITEEGVAGLAKKTTVDVLSAADSIIEALELAENEKNRIAEYEEEKTRGTVPDLAPNVVMLGLSPSEFVLKTISKEKTNDLEHILLPLPFSDALKLLSYMESWSLIPEKVELVCRIATIVLQTHHNQLVTTPAARPILSVLRDILHAKVKESKDTIGYNLAAMDHLKQMMASRSDAPFRDAKAKLMEIRSQQAKRMEARLDTKTERKRKKKQKRLEDGHGHAWA; from the exons ATGGTGAAGGCTTACCTAAGATATGAGCAAGCTTCTTCCTTTGGCGTCATAACGTCTCTGGAGTCTAACATCTCTTACGATTCCACGGGGAAGCATGTGCTTGCTCCGGCGCTCGAAAAGGTCGGAATCTGGCACGTTCGGCAAGGAATCTGCACCAAAACCCTAGTTCCTTCCTCCTCTCGCGTCGGAAAGTCCCTTGCCGTTACCTCTATCGCCTCCTCTGCCTCTACTTCG GTTGCAGTTGGGTATGCAGATGGGAGTATAAGGATATGGGATTCTGAGAAAGGGACATGTGAGACTACTCTTAATGGCCATAAGGGTGCTGTGACTGCCCTGCGGTACAACAAGGCTGGTTCTATGTTTGCATCTGGAAGTAAAGACAACGATGTTATCTTGTGGGATGTTGTCGGTGAAACTGGGCTTTTCCGTCTCCGTGGTCACCGTGATCAG GTGACCGATCTTGTATTCTTGGATGATGGAAAGAAACTTGTTACTGCATCCAAGGACAAATTCTTGAGAGTCTGGGATCTTGAGACCCAACACTGTATGCAGATAATCAGTGGTCATCACACTGAAGTCTGGTCTGTGGATGTTGATCCAGAGGAAAAGTATCTCGTCACTGGTTCTGCTGATCAAGAACTAAGGTTTTATGCTGTTAAACAAAACATGCCACATGTATCGGTGGTGTCAGATTCAAATGCAAATGGAGTTGATGCCAGTGGAGATCACTTGACCGAGAATAAATGGGAAGTTTTGATACCGTTTGGGGAGATCCAGAGACAAACCAAGGATAGAGTTGCGAGTGTGAGGTTCAGTAACTCAGGAAGTCTGTTGGCTTGTCAAATGGCAGGGAAAACCATCGAAATATTCCAGGTATTGGATGAAACGGAGGCGAAGCGGAAAGCCAAGCGTAGGCTTCGCaggaaagagaaaaaaacttcCAAAGAAGGGGTTGAAAACGGAGATGCAAGTAATGAAACTGAGAAAGCTGATACTGTTACTACTCCTACTGTCCCTGACGTTTTTAAGCTCTTGCAAGTCATCAGAGCTGGAAGAAAAATAagctctttctctttctgtCCGATTACTCCAAAAGATTCCTTGGCGACATTGGCGTTGTCTTTGAACAATAACTCACTGGAGTTCTATACGCTAAAGAGCAGTGAGAACGAGAAAACTGCTACCATTGAGCACCAAGGACATCGATCTGATGTGAGGAGTGTAGCCCTCAGTGCCGACAACACTCTTCTGATGTCAACCAGTCACAGTGAGGTGAAAATTTGGAATCCAAGTACAGGTTCCTGTCTCCGGACCATCGATTCTGGATATGGAATCTGCAGTTTGATTGTCCCTAAAAGTAAGTACGGTATTGTTGGAACGAAGAGTGGGGTACTAGAGATCATTGATATAGGGAGTGCTACAAAAGTGGAAGATGTTGAAGCACATGGTGGAACTATTTGGTCAATTGCACCCATTCCCGATGATACTGGGTTCGTCACTGTGAGTGCAGATCATGAAGTCAAATTCTGGGAATACCAAGTCAAAAAAGCTGGCCAA AAAGCCAAGCAACTCACGGTTTCAAATGTGAGATCTTTGAAGATGAATGATGATGTACTTGCTGTTGCCATCAGTCCTGATGCTAAGCATATTGCAGTTGCGCTGTTAGATTCCACGGTGAAG GTTTTCTATGTGGATTCCTTAAAATTCTTCCTCTCCTTGTATGGGCACAAGTTGCCTGTCATGTGCATTGACATTTCATCCGATGGAGCGTTGATTGTGACTGGTTCTCAGGACAAGAATATCAAAATTTGGGGACTCGATTTCGGTGATTGTCACAAGTCCATCTTTGCTCACGATGACAG TGTTATGGGTGTGAAATTTGTTCGCAATACACATTACATGTTCAGCATTGGGAAAGACCGACTAGTGAAATATTGGGATGCAGACAAGTTTGAGCTGTTGCTAACGCTTGGTGGACATCACGCAGAGATTTGGTGCTTCGCTGTCAGCAATCGTGGTGATTTTCTTGTCACAGGATCTCATGACCGCTCCATGCGGCGCTGGGACCGTACTGAAGAACCCTTCTTCCTCGAG GAGGAGAAGGAAAAGAGGTTGGATGAGCTATTTGAGTCTGAGATCGATAGCGCAGCAGAGAACAGGCATGGATCTGAGGAGGAAATTACAGAAGAAGGTGTTGCAGGTTTAGCTAAGAAGACCACAGTAGACGTCCTATCAGCTGCTGATTCAATCATAGAAGCTCTTGAACTAGCAGAAAATGAAAAGAACCGTATTGCTGAATATGAG GAGGAGAAAACAAGGGGAACGGTTCCTGATTTGGCTCCAAATGTTGTGATGCTCGGGCTCTCTCCGTCTGAGTTTGTTCTCAAAACCATCtctaaagaaaaaacaaacgaTCTTGAACACATCTTACTG cCTCTACCATTCTCAGATGCTTTAAAGCTTCTTTCCTACATGGAAAGCTGGAGTTTGATTCCTGAAAAG GTAGAACTAGTTTGCAGGATTGCAACGATTGTGTTACAGACACATCACAATCAGTTGGTAACGACTCCAGCTGCACGACCAATATTAAGTGTTCTCAGGGATATTCTTCACGCGAAAGTCAAG GAATCCAAAGATACAATCGGTTACAATTTGGCGGCCATGGATCATCTCAAG CAAATGATGGCATCAAGATCTGATGCTCCATTCAGAGACGCAAAGGCgaagctaatggagataaggtCACAGCAAGCGAAACGCATGGAGGCACGGTTGGATACGAAAACAgagaggaaaagaaagaagaaacaaaagagattAGAAGATGGCCATGGTCATGCTTGGGCCTGA